Proteins from a single region of Nerophis ophidion isolate RoL-2023_Sa linkage group LG10, RoL_Noph_v1.0, whole genome shotgun sequence:
- the dcp1b gene encoding mRNA-decapping enzyme 1B isoform X2: MTATHADSGGGLAAKGLDISLAALQRQDPYINNIMDVASQVALYTYNNRANEWEKTEVEGTLFIYTRLASPKHGFTIMNRLRMENLTEPITKDLDFLLQHPFLLYRNARLVIHGIWFYDKADCQRIAQRMTTLTQHEQAAAQSQGGWLSLERDASSSGGGKGGGSMGMLQGEEGKEVDIIQMLTKAHTEYDKEKSTSEPKEIGVSSFLYGGANLIKPIPVKPPTQDSDGGDSRSLSVAMLFGSHVSKRDPALPGARKGDHPPAARTLTYEPVGGQKGRENASSRQQPCHAIQKLMQGQRGPAGGILHTLSESPENKLCNNDHHHLHHHYHPPQQLDPIKRLFSYQPPTHVHPTPCCNAPSQHTTQPIMAACSACPRQPHVLNMLPPHELLHKLQLVQQEQSLASPEPPHFGPALAPRFQRTPAHQQAPSSQSIPATTLLLSPSVFSQVKSEGAQDPAPSRVLSRSQLQATLLHLIQTDRSFLDTIYDAYVSHFSHP, from the exons ATGACAGCGACGCACGCCGACAGTGGCGGCGGTTTGGCGGCCAAGGGGCTGGATATCAGCCTGGCTGCGTTACAGAGACAGGATCCGTACATTAATAACATCATGGACGTGGCCAGCCAGGTGGCGCTATACACGTACAACAACAGAGCCAACGAGTGG GAAAAGACAGAAGTGGAAGGCACACTTTTCATCTACAcaag GCTGGCGTCTCCCAAACATGGCTTCACCATCATGAACAGACTCAGGATGGAGAACCTAACCGAGCCCATCACCAAAGACTTGGACTTCCTTCTGCAGCACCCCTTCCTGCTCTATCGCAACGCACGGC TGGTCATCCACGGCATTTGGTTCTACGACAAGGCGGACTGCCAGCGCATCGCCCAGAGGATGACAAC tCTGACCCAGCATGAGCAGGCGGCGGCTCAGTCTCAGGGCGGTTGGTTGTCCTTAGAAAGAGACGCGTCATCATCAGGAGGTGGAAAAGGAGGAGGCAGCATGGGCATGCTTCAAGGCGAAGAAGGGAAGGAGGTGGACATCATCCAGATGTTGACCAAAGCGCACACAGAATACGACAAG GAAAAGTCCACATCAGAGCCAAAGGAAATCGGTGTCAGCAGTTTTCTCTACGGGGGTGCAAACCTCATCAAACCCATACCTGTGAAGCCGCCCACTCAG GACAGCGATGGCGGTGACAGCAGGTCGTTGTCGGTGGCCATGTTGTTTGGATCTCACGTCTCCAAACGTGACCCCGCCCTTCCTGGAGCCAGGAAAGGTGACCACCCTCCTGCGGCTCGCACGCTCACCTATGAACCTGTGGGGGGGCAAAAGGGCCGGGAAAATGCTTCATCGCGGCAGCAGCCCTGCCATGCCATCCAGAAGCTCATGCAGGGACAAAGGGGTCCAGCAGGGGGCATCCTCCACACGCTGTCCGAGTCCCCAGAGAACAAACTGTGCAACAATGACcaccatcatcttcatcatcactaTCATCCACCCCAGCAACTAGACCCTATCAAGAGACTTTTCTCGTACCAGCCCCCCACTCATGTTCACCCCACACCTTGTTGCAACGCCCCCTCGCAGCACACCACTCAGCCCATAATGGCCGCCTGCTCAGCGTGTCCTCGCCAGCCTCACGTTCTCAACATGCTTCCTCCTCACGAGCTCCTCCACAAGCTCCAGCTGGTCCAGCAGGAGCAGAGTCTCGCCTCCCCGGAACCCCCGCATTTCGGACCTGCCCTGGCCCCCCGATTCCAGCGCACGCCGGCACATCAACAG GCGCCTTCCTCACAAAGCATCCCGGCCACCACCTTGCTCCTCTCGCCCAGCGTCTTCTCTCAGGTGAAATCAGAAGGCGCTCAAGACCCCGCCCCCTCCAGAGTCCTGTCCAGAAGCCAGCTCCAAGCCACCTTGCTGCACCTTATCCAG ACAGACCGCTCCTTCCTGGACACCATCTACGACGCTTACGTCAGCCATTTTTCCCACCCGTGA
- the dcp1b gene encoding mRNA-decapping enzyme 1B isoform X1 — translation MTATHADSGGGLAAKGLDISLAALQRQDPYINNIMDVASQVALYTYNNRANEWEKTEVEGTLFIYTRLASPKHGFTIMNRLRMENLTEPITKDLDFLLQHPFLLYRNARLVIHGIWFYDKADCQRIAQRMTTLTQHEQAAAQSQGGWLSLERDASSSGGGKGGGSMGMLQGEEGKEVDIIQMLTKAHTEYDKEKSTSEPKEIGVSSFLYGGANLIKPIPVKPPTQDSDGGDSRSLSVAMLFGSHVSKRDPALPGARKGDHPPAARTLTYEPVGGQKGRENASSRQQPCHAIQKLMQGQRGPAGGILHTLSESPENKLCNNDHHHLHHHYHPPQQLDPIKRLFSYQPPTHVHPTPCCNAPSQHTTQPIMAACSACPRQPHVLNMLPPHELLHKLQLVQQEQSLASPEPPHFGPALAPRFQRTPAHQQAPSSQSIPATTLLLSPSVFSQVKSEGAQDPAPSRVLSRSQLQATLLHLIQTAPSWTPSTTLTSAIFPTRDTPLLPKYGLPLPVDCNQKWLLVVTRKHGNK, via the exons ATGACAGCGACGCACGCCGACAGTGGCGGCGGTTTGGCGGCCAAGGGGCTGGATATCAGCCTGGCTGCGTTACAGAGACAGGATCCGTACATTAATAACATCATGGACGTGGCCAGCCAGGTGGCGCTATACACGTACAACAACAGAGCCAACGAGTGG GAAAAGACAGAAGTGGAAGGCACACTTTTCATCTACAcaag GCTGGCGTCTCCCAAACATGGCTTCACCATCATGAACAGACTCAGGATGGAGAACCTAACCGAGCCCATCACCAAAGACTTGGACTTCCTTCTGCAGCACCCCTTCCTGCTCTATCGCAACGCACGGC TGGTCATCCACGGCATTTGGTTCTACGACAAGGCGGACTGCCAGCGCATCGCCCAGAGGATGACAAC tCTGACCCAGCATGAGCAGGCGGCGGCTCAGTCTCAGGGCGGTTGGTTGTCCTTAGAAAGAGACGCGTCATCATCAGGAGGTGGAAAAGGAGGAGGCAGCATGGGCATGCTTCAAGGCGAAGAAGGGAAGGAGGTGGACATCATCCAGATGTTGACCAAAGCGCACACAGAATACGACAAG GAAAAGTCCACATCAGAGCCAAAGGAAATCGGTGTCAGCAGTTTTCTCTACGGGGGTGCAAACCTCATCAAACCCATACCTGTGAAGCCGCCCACTCAG GACAGCGATGGCGGTGACAGCAGGTCGTTGTCGGTGGCCATGTTGTTTGGATCTCACGTCTCCAAACGTGACCCCGCCCTTCCTGGAGCCAGGAAAGGTGACCACCCTCCTGCGGCTCGCACGCTCACCTATGAACCTGTGGGGGGGCAAAAGGGCCGGGAAAATGCTTCATCGCGGCAGCAGCCCTGCCATGCCATCCAGAAGCTCATGCAGGGACAAAGGGGTCCAGCAGGGGGCATCCTCCACACGCTGTCCGAGTCCCCAGAGAACAAACTGTGCAACAATGACcaccatcatcttcatcatcactaTCATCCACCCCAGCAACTAGACCCTATCAAGAGACTTTTCTCGTACCAGCCCCCCACTCATGTTCACCCCACACCTTGTTGCAACGCCCCCTCGCAGCACACCACTCAGCCCATAATGGCCGCCTGCTCAGCGTGTCCTCGCCAGCCTCACGTTCTCAACATGCTTCCTCCTCACGAGCTCCTCCACAAGCTCCAGCTGGTCCAGCAGGAGCAGAGTCTCGCCTCCCCGGAACCCCCGCATTTCGGACCTGCCCTGGCCCCCCGATTCCAGCGCACGCCGGCACATCAACAG GCGCCTTCCTCACAAAGCATCCCGGCCACCACCTTGCTCCTCTCGCCCAGCGTCTTCTCTCAGGTGAAATCAGAAGGCGCTCAAGACCCCGCCCCCTCCAGAGTCCTGTCCAGAAGCCAGCTCCAAGCCACCTTGCTGCACCTTATCCAG ACCGCTCCTTCCTGGACACCATCTACGACGCTTACGTCAGCCATTTTTCCCACCCGTGACACACCCCTCCTCCCCAAATATGGACTTCCTCTTCCTGTGGATTGCAATCAGAAATGGCTACTGGTGGTTACAAGAAAACATGGCAACAAATAA